In the genome of Deinococcus deserti VCD115, one region contains:
- the ruvA gene encoding Holliday junction branch migration protein RuvA, with protein MIAYLSGVVREVRENSAVIVAGGVGYEVQCPAGTLGKLVVGQNAELSTRFVVREDAQLLFGFSDADSLKLFDLVTGVSGVGPKLGLSLLSAMPVSALAQGLMAGDVKLLSSVSGVGKKTAERLVLELQNKVPEHLAAAGVPAGTRATPVSSTAGRDAIEALLALGFREAQVRGVVAELLGADPTQSADALIRKGLGRLR; from the coding sequence GTGATTGCTTACCTGTCCGGCGTGGTGCGTGAAGTGAGGGAAAACAGCGCTGTGATCGTTGCTGGCGGCGTCGGCTACGAGGTGCAGTGCCCGGCTGGCACCCTGGGCAAGCTGGTGGTCGGTCAGAATGCCGAGCTGAGCACCCGGTTCGTGGTCCGGGAAGATGCGCAGCTGCTGTTTGGCTTTTCCGACGCTGACAGCCTCAAGCTGTTCGATCTGGTCACTGGGGTCAGCGGGGTGGGCCCGAAACTGGGTCTGAGTCTGCTGTCGGCCATGCCGGTCTCCGCCCTGGCGCAGGGCCTGATGGCTGGAGACGTCAAGCTGCTGTCGAGTGTATCCGGCGTGGGCAAGAAAACGGCTGAACGTCTGGTTCTGGAGTTGCAGAACAAGGTACCCGAGCATCTGGCCGCGGCGGGCGTTCCTGCCGGCACGCGAGCGACACCGGTCTCCAGCACTGCCGGGCGCGACGCCATTGAGGCGCTGCTGGCCCTCGGCTTCCGTGAGGCCCAGGTGCGCGGCGTGGTCGCCGAGCTGCTGGGCGCCGATCCCACCCAGAGCGCTGACGCCCTGATTCGCAAGGGCCTGGGACGCCTGCGCTGA
- a CDS encoding GNAT family N-acetyltransferase, which translates to MVHVPHIRPARPEDRDDLYHICLKTADSGQDGTHLYQDPELIGHVYAGPYLAYQPQFAFVLEDDLGVSGYVIGALDTRAFDETLEREWWPALRRRYPDPAVPASERSRDEAVIYQMHHPRPADPDITAAYPSHLHIDLLPRAQGGGHGRRLLFTLFEALRQAGSPGVHLGVGGRNINAQAFYRHVGFQDLKPLPDGGALMGWTL; encoded by the coding sequence ATGGTGCATGTGCCTCACATCCGACCTGCGCGCCCTGAGGACCGGGACGACCTGTATCACATCTGTCTGAAAACAGCTGACAGTGGCCAGGACGGTACCCACCTGTACCAGGACCCGGAGCTAATCGGTCACGTCTATGCCGGACCATACCTGGCCTATCAGCCTCAGTTTGCTTTTGTTCTCGAAGATGATCTGGGTGTCAGCGGCTATGTCATTGGCGCGCTCGATACCCGGGCTTTCGACGAAACCCTGGAACGCGAGTGGTGGCCCGCTTTACGGCGGCGCTACCCCGATCCGGCAGTGCCTGCCTCTGAGCGCAGCCGTGACGAAGCTGTCATTTACCAGATGCACCACCCACGCCCGGCTGACCCGGACATCACAGCTGCCTACCCTTCACACCTTCACATCGACCTGTTGCCCCGTGCCCAGGGCGGGGGCCACGGACGGCGGCTGCTGTTCACTCTCTTTGAGGCGCTCCGTCAGGCCGGGTCCCCTGGGGTGCATCTGGGTGTGGGCGGACGCAACATCAATGCCCAGGCGTTCTACCGGCACGTCGGATTTCAGGATTTAAAACCCCTGCCTGACGGCGGAGCCCTGATGGGCTGGACACTCTAG
- a CDS encoding alpha/beta hydrolase produces MTIPGLDLPDLPGAERVTVPVPDGTLGGYHWGQPQQAPAVLLLHGWGQDASAMAEPARMFAEAGWHALSLSSRGWRGSGGCDDYGRSGARDTRLALEWLSSQPRGPVVMLGFSMGGLIALLTAATQDTCASHVVAVSAPTDLRRVYQSSALNALRRYYDAVLTAKQWHEGSPLTHARALNVPGLLAVGTEDRVCPPEEGRSFAAASGSRLLEIDGMAHEPREQEWATIVQETLTWTRMP; encoded by the coding sequence GTGACTATCCCTGGCCTGGATCTACCCGACCTTCCCGGTGCTGAGCGAGTTACGGTTCCTGTACCAGACGGCACCCTGGGTGGCTACCACTGGGGGCAGCCGCAGCAGGCGCCGGCAGTCCTGCTGCTTCATGGCTGGGGTCAGGATGCCAGCGCCATGGCTGAACCGGCTCGAATGTTTGCCGAAGCCGGATGGCATGCACTCAGTCTGTCCAGCCGTGGATGGCGCGGTTCGGGCGGTTGCGACGACTACGGCCGGAGCGGCGCGCGGGACACCCGGCTGGCCCTGGAGTGGCTCTCGTCCCAGCCGCGGGGGCCGGTGGTGATGCTGGGCTTCAGCATGGGCGGCCTGATCGCCCTGCTGACAGCAGCGACCCAGGACACGTGCGCGTCACATGTGGTCGCCGTCAGTGCTCCGACCGACCTGCGCCGGGTGTACCAGAGCAGCGCCCTCAATGCGCTCAGGCGTTATTACGACGCGGTTCTGACCGCCAAACAGTGGCATGAAGGATCACCGCTGACGCATGCCCGCGCTCTGAACGTTCCAGGCCTGCTGGCCGTTGGCACAGAAGACCGTGTCTGCCCTCCGGAAGAGGGACGCAGCTTTGCGGCCGCTTCCGGTTCCCGCCTGCTGGAGATTGATGGCATGGCCCACGAGCCCCGTGAGCAGGAGTGGGCCACCATCGTGCAGGAGACACTGACGTGGACCCGCATGCCGTAA
- the metG gene encoding methionine--tRNA ligase has translation MTANNEFFLTTAIDYANGAPHIGHVYEKILADAIVRYQRLAGKNVTFVMGTDEHGEKISKAAAKEGLTPQALVDDLSVRAFKGLWDRLGISYSEFIRTTEGRHKRFVQDVLQRVYDSGDIYFAEYEGLYSVGAERYVTEKELVEGPDGVRRFPGDKDPPELRREANYFFRMEKYQEWLLGHLRENPDLIQPSGYRNEVLEMLKEPIGDLSISRPKNRVPWGVELPWDADHVTYVWFDALLSYLTPLVTRGVDESVSGLAWHVIGKDILKPHAVFWPTMLKAAGMPVYRKLVVHSHILAEDGRKMGKSLGNAIDPEKLVADYPVDAIRYAMLREATLSADSPFGEGILVSRLNSDLANDLGNLLSRTVSMIQKYREGVIPAPGQPADRERVIEAAAIALPGEVLRLVGDLKVNMAIEAAMNFVRDLNRYIAESAPWNLAKSEETQGRLDTVLYTAAEGLRVASVCLEAVIPGKARELRAQLGLGGQTYALSGAWGLTPAGTRVQGGAILFPKPDPKAAPDAAAPAKAAPAPRKEKTDVTEAVAQPKINTQPAPSATPAATEPLISIEDFARIDLRIAEVVACEAVEKADKLLKLTVRLGDETRTVVSGIRKWYEPADLVGRKVVLVANLKPAKLRGIESQGMILAAEDADGNLDLVGTGLDLPSGTRVR, from the coding sequence ATGACCGCGAATAACGAGTTCTTCCTGACCACCGCGATCGACTACGCCAACGGCGCGCCGCATATCGGCCACGTATACGAGAAGATTCTGGCTGATGCCATCGTGCGCTACCAGCGTCTGGCTGGAAAAAACGTCACCTTCGTCATGGGCACCGACGAACACGGTGAAAAGATCAGCAAGGCCGCTGCGAAAGAAGGTCTGACCCCCCAGGCTCTGGTTGACGATCTGAGCGTGCGCGCCTTCAAAGGGCTGTGGGATCGCCTGGGCATCAGCTACAGCGAGTTCATCCGCACCACGGAAGGGCGCCACAAACGCTTCGTGCAGGACGTGCTTCAGCGCGTGTATGACAGCGGCGATATCTATTTTGCCGAATACGAGGGTCTGTACTCGGTCGGCGCCGAGCGGTACGTGACCGAAAAAGAACTGGTGGAGGGCCCCGACGGCGTGCGCCGCTTTCCCGGCGACAAGGACCCGCCCGAATTGCGGCGCGAGGCCAACTACTTTTTCCGCATGGAAAAGTACCAGGAGTGGCTGCTGGGCCACCTGCGTGAAAATCCGGATCTGATCCAGCCCTCCGGCTACCGCAACGAGGTTCTGGAAATGCTCAAGGAGCCCATTGGGGACCTCAGCATCAGCCGGCCGAAAAATCGCGTGCCCTGGGGCGTGGAACTGCCCTGGGACGCGGACCACGTCACCTACGTGTGGTTCGACGCGCTGCTCAGCTACCTGACGCCGCTGGTCACCCGGGGCGTGGACGAGAGCGTCAGCGGTCTGGCGTGGCACGTGATCGGGAAAGACATTCTCAAGCCGCACGCGGTGTTCTGGCCGACCATGCTCAAGGCCGCCGGAATGCCGGTGTACCGCAAGCTGGTGGTGCACAGCCATATCCTGGCTGAAGACGGGCGCAAGATGGGCAAGTCGCTGGGCAACGCCATTGACCCCGAAAAACTGGTCGCGGACTACCCGGTGGACGCCATCCGCTACGCGATGCTGCGCGAGGCGACCCTCAGCGCCGACAGTCCTTTTGGTGAGGGCATCCTGGTCTCGCGCCTGAACAGCGACCTGGCCAACGACCTGGGCAACCTGCTGTCGCGTACGGTCAGCATGATCCAGAAGTATCGTGAGGGCGTGATCCCGGCCCCCGGCCAACCGGCTGACCGCGAGCGGGTCATAGAAGCCGCGGCCATTGCCCTGCCCGGTGAGGTGCTGCGTCTGGTAGGCGACCTGAAGGTGAATATGGCCATCGAGGCGGCCATGAACTTTGTGCGTGACCTCAACCGGTACATCGCTGAAAGTGCGCCCTGGAACCTTGCCAAGAGTGAGGAAACACAGGGAAGACTCGACACCGTGCTGTACACCGCCGCCGAGGGCCTGCGTGTGGCCAGTGTGTGCCTGGAGGCTGTGATTCCCGGCAAGGCCCGCGAACTGCGCGCCCAGCTGGGCCTGGGCGGCCAGACTTACGCCCTCAGCGGCGCCTGGGGCCTGACCCCGGCGGGCACGCGCGTGCAGGGCGGAGCGATCCTGTTTCCCAAACCCGACCCCAAAGCTGCTCCTGACGCCGCTGCGCCGGCCAAGGCAGCGCCTGCTCCCAGAAAAGAGAAGACAGACGTGACCGAAGCTGTTGCCCAGCCAAAGATCAACACCCAGCCAGCCCCCAGTGCCACGCCGGCAGCCACTGAGCCTCTTATCAGCATCGAGGATTTTGCGCGGATTGATCTGCGGATCGCAGAAGTTGTGGCCTGTGAGGCTGTCGAGAAGGCAGATAAGCTTCTGAAGCTCACCGTCAGGCTGGGTGACGAGACCCGTACCGTGGTCAGCGGCATCCGCAAGTGGTATGAGCCTGCTGATCTGGTGGGGCGCAAGGTCGTGCTGGTGGCCAACCTGAAGCCTGCCAAGCTGCGCGGAATCGAGTCCCAGGGCATGATCCTGGCGGCCGAGGACGCCGACGGCAACCTGGATCTGGTGGGTACGGGGCTGGATCTGCCCAGCGGCACCAGGGTGCGCTGA
- a CDS encoding gluconeogenesis factor YvcK family protein, whose translation MSDPPLRRDQIGTVFPVENGATGHPKTRRARMWMQPGIGVKRWLMLFVVCTFIGAVGFLHFTWTGPLHFTATKWILWVNRFLRPEFMPLYLGGMIIMTLSLLGALWSIAMLSRSVLRGTGTAPNTAVDVIYARHTLSRAPRVVALGGGTGLSNLLKGLREITGNTTAVVAISDDGGSSGRLRESLDMIAPGDLTDCYAALSDSPVMARLMLHRFTRGDGIKGHTFGNLMLATLSEEEGGLGEAMQDIHEVLRIRGHVYPATLHPASLVAQLSDGRVIRGESQFATAVGEARIEQVQLDPPDVPVMGAIPRALEEAELIVLGPGSLYTSIIPALLVQEIAVGIRNSPAPLVYVASLMTEPGETDGHTLEDHVNAIVRHLGRTPDHILVNSATPPKDVLDRYAQQGARLLDLSGATQELRDRVRSLPLLQPNQARHDPHALAQALLNYTLRRHP comes from the coding sequence ATGAGTGATCCTCCACTGCGGCGCGATCAGATAGGCACCGTTTTCCCTGTGGAGAACGGCGCCACCGGGCATCCCAAAACCCGGCGCGCCCGCATGTGGATGCAACCAGGCATTGGCGTCAAGCGCTGGCTGATGCTGTTCGTGGTTTGTACCTTTATTGGGGCGGTCGGCTTCCTTCACTTCACCTGGACCGGGCCACTGCACTTCACGGCCACCAAGTGGATCCTGTGGGTCAACCGCTTCCTGCGTCCGGAATTCATGCCGCTGTATCTGGGAGGCATGATCATCATGACCCTGTCTCTGCTCGGAGCTCTATGGAGCATCGCTATGCTCAGCCGCAGCGTATTACGGGGAACAGGGACTGCTCCCAATACTGCTGTAGATGTCATTTATGCCCGGCATACCCTGAGCCGCGCGCCACGTGTGGTGGCTCTGGGGGGAGGCACTGGCCTGTCCAATCTTCTGAAGGGGTTGAGGGAGATTACCGGGAACACCACGGCCGTCGTGGCTATCTCTGATGACGGCGGCAGCAGTGGCCGGCTGCGCGAGTCGCTGGACATGATTGCTCCGGGTGACCTGACGGACTGCTATGCCGCGCTGTCCGACAGCCCGGTGATGGCCCGGCTGATGCTTCACCGCTTCACCCGGGGCGACGGCATTAAGGGGCATACCTTCGGGAACCTGATGCTGGCGACCCTCAGTGAGGAAGAAGGTGGTCTGGGTGAGGCCATGCAGGATATTCACGAGGTGCTGAGGATCCGCGGCCACGTGTATCCGGCCACGCTGCATCCGGCTTCACTTGTCGCGCAGCTCAGTGACGGCCGCGTGATCAGAGGCGAAAGTCAGTTCGCAACTGCTGTTGGGGAAGCCCGGATCGAGCAGGTTCAGCTTGACCCGCCGGACGTGCCGGTGATGGGCGCCATTCCGCGTGCACTGGAAGAGGCCGAGCTGATTGTTCTCGGTCCAGGCAGCCTGTATACCAGCATCATCCCGGCGCTTCTGGTGCAGGAAATAGCTGTGGGGATCCGCAACTCGCCTGCGCCTCTGGTCTACGTGGCCAGCCTGATGACTGAGCCAGGAGAGACGGACGGTCACACCCTCGAAGACCATGTAAATGCCATCGTTCGTCACCTGGGCCGCACTCCTGACCACATTCTGGTCAACAGCGCCACGCCGCCGAAAGACGTATTGGACCGCTACGCCCAGCAGGGAGCAAGGTTGCTGGACCTGAGTGGCGCCACCCAGGAGCTGCGGGACCGGGTGCGCAGTCTGCCTCTGCTGCAGCCCAATCAGGCCCGCCATGATCCTCATGCGCTGGCGCAGGCCCTGCTCAACTACACCTTGCGGCGGCACCCCTGA
- the rapZ gene encoding RNase adapter RapZ, with protein MPFVVVSGLSGSGKSTALRALEDAGFFITDNLPPELWGAMYDLSKARGLTRVAVSTDARTRDFLSALDDSYIRLSRREEDLHTLYLEANSEVLLKRYNFTRREHPLGETLMVDFARERELLAPLRAIADTVIDTTDLSATDLAERVLRLFRLEHDFHLRLLSFGFKHAPPRDADLVLDVRSLPNPHYDPVLRPRTGLEREVAQYVFQNQAGEDFYANLRDFVRTSAERARDTGRHGYTVAIGCTGGQHRSVAVASRLAADLRDLNVDITDHRDMKAGTRE; from the coding sequence ATGCCGTTCGTGGTTGTGTCCGGGCTCTCCGGCAGTGGAAAAAGTACCGCGTTGCGGGCGCTGGAAGACGCTGGCTTCTTCATTACCGATAACCTTCCCCCGGAGTTATGGGGCGCGATGTATGACCTGAGCAAGGCCAGAGGCCTGACCCGCGTGGCGGTCAGCACCGACGCGCGCACGCGGGATTTTCTGAGCGCACTGGACGACAGCTATATCAGGCTCTCGCGCCGCGAGGAGGACCTTCACACGCTGTATCTGGAGGCCAATTCGGAGGTGCTGCTCAAGCGTTACAACTTCACCCGCCGGGAGCACCCGCTGGGTGAGACCCTGATGGTGGATTTTGCGCGGGAGCGCGAGCTGCTGGCGCCGCTGAGGGCCATCGCCGATACCGTGATCGACACCACCGACCTCAGCGCCACTGACCTGGCCGAGCGCGTGCTGCGGCTGTTCCGGCTGGAGCACGACTTTCACCTGCGGCTGCTGTCGTTTGGTTTCAAGCATGCTCCGCCACGCGACGCTGACCTGGTGCTGGATGTGCGGTCGCTTCCCAACCCGCACTACGACCCGGTCCTGCGGCCCCGCACTGGCCTGGAGCGTGAGGTCGCACAGTACGTGTTTCAGAACCAGGCAGGAGAGGACTTCTACGCGAACCTGCGGGACTTTGTACGTACCAGTGCCGAGCGGGCCCGCGACACAGGCCGGCATGGATACACGGTGGCGATCGGATGCACCGGAGGGCAGCACCGCAGTGTGGCGGTGGCCAGCCGGCTGGCTGCCGACCTGCGTGACCTGAATGTGGATATCACCGATCACCGGGACATGAAAGCAGGAACCAGGGAATGA